In Cedecea neteri, a single genomic region encodes these proteins:
- a CDS encoding DUF485 domain-containing protein yields MNDTIYQRIESSAHFRELVSKRQRFAALLSLIMLVIYVGFILLIAFAPAWLGTPLHDGTSVTRGIPIGIGVIVISFLLTGIYVWRANGEFDRLNNEVLREVGVK; encoded by the coding sequence ATGAATGACACCATTTATCAGCGGATAGAAAGCAGTGCGCATTTCAGGGAGTTGGTTTCCAAAAGGCAACGGTTTGCCGCCCTTCTGTCACTGATTATGTTAGTGATTTACGTTGGTTTTATTTTGCTGATTGCTTTCGCACCCGCGTGGCTCGGCACCCCGCTACATGACGGCACCAGCGTCACGCGGGGCATCCCTATCGGCATCGGCGTGATCGTTATTTCCTTCCTGCTCACCGGGATTTATGTCTGGCGTGCTAACGGCGAATTTGACCGCCTGAATAACGAAGTGCTGCGTGAAGTGGGGGTTAAATGA
- the acs gene encoding acetate--CoA ligase, producing MSQVHKHAIPANIADRCLINPEQYQAMYQQSIQDPDAFWGEQGKILDWIKPYQKVKNTSFAPGNISIKWYEDGTLNLAANCLDRHLKERGDQTAIIWEGDDATQSKNITYRELHRDVCRFANTLVELGIKKGDVVAIYMPMVPEAAVAMLACARIGAVHSVIFGGFSPEAVAGRIIDSSSRLVITADEGVRAGRSIPLKKNVDDALKNPNVKTVEHVIVLKRTGGKIDWHQNRDLWWHELTEKASDQHQPVEMNAEDPLFILYTSGSTGKPKGVLHTTGGYLVYAATTFKYVFDYHPGDVYWCTADVGWVTGHSYLLYGPLACGAITLMFEGVPNWPKPNRMAQVVDKHKVNILYTAPTAIRALMAEGDKATEGTDRSSLRILGSVGEPINPEAWEWYWKHIGNEKCPVMDTWWQTETGGFMITPLPGATELKAGSATQPFFGVQPALVDNEGNPQLGATEGNLTITDSWPGQARTLFGDHERFEQTYFSTFKNMYFSGDGARRDEDGYYWITGRVDDVLNVSGHRLGTAEIESALVSHPKIAEAAVVGIPHNIKGQAIYAYVTLNHGEEPTPELYAEVRNWVRKEIGPLATPDVLHWTDSLPKTRSGKIMRRILRKIASGDTSNLGDTSTLADPGVVEKLLEEKQALSIPS from the coding sequence ATGAGCCAAGTACACAAACACGCTATTCCCGCAAACATTGCGGACCGTTGCCTGATAAACCCGGAGCAGTACCAGGCCATGTATCAACAGTCGATACAGGACCCGGATGCGTTTTGGGGCGAACAAGGGAAAATTCTTGACTGGATCAAACCGTACCAAAAGGTGAAAAACACATCTTTTGCGCCGGGAAACATTTCTATTAAGTGGTATGAGGACGGAACGCTTAATTTAGCCGCAAATTGCCTCGACCGGCACCTGAAAGAACGGGGTGATCAAACCGCCATTATCTGGGAAGGCGACGACGCCACCCAGAGCAAAAACATCACTTATCGTGAGCTGCATCGCGATGTCTGCCGTTTTGCCAACACTTTGGTCGAACTGGGCATTAAGAAAGGCGATGTTGTCGCGATTTACATGCCGATGGTCCCGGAAGCCGCCGTTGCCATGCTGGCCTGCGCCCGCATTGGCGCCGTACATTCCGTGATCTTTGGCGGCTTCTCGCCGGAAGCCGTGGCCGGACGCATCATCGACTCCAGCTCTCGCCTGGTGATCACCGCCGATGAAGGCGTGCGCGCCGGGCGCTCAATTCCGCTGAAAAAGAACGTGGATGACGCGCTTAAAAACCCAAATGTGAAAACCGTTGAGCACGTTATCGTCCTGAAGCGTACCGGCGGTAAAATTGACTGGCACCAGAACCGCGACCTGTGGTGGCACGAGCTGACAGAGAAAGCCAGCGACCAGCACCAGCCGGTGGAAATGAACGCTGAAGATCCGCTGTTCATCCTCTATACCTCCGGCTCCACCGGCAAGCCAAAAGGCGTGCTGCACACCACCGGCGGCTATCTGGTGTATGCCGCGACCACCTTTAAATATGTCTTCGACTACCATCCGGGCGATGTCTACTGGTGTACCGCCGACGTAGGCTGGGTGACCGGGCACAGCTATCTGCTTTACGGCCCGCTGGCCTGCGGCGCGATCACGCTGATGTTTGAGGGCGTGCCTAACTGGCCGAAGCCAAACCGCATGGCGCAGGTGGTCGACAAGCATAAGGTGAATATTCTCTACACCGCGCCAACCGCCATTCGCGCGCTGATGGCCGAAGGGGATAAAGCCACCGAAGGCACCGACCGTTCTTCGCTGCGTATTCTTGGTTCCGTGGGCGAGCCCATCAACCCGGAAGCCTGGGAGTGGTACTGGAAGCACATCGGCAATGAGAAATGCCCGGTGATGGACACCTGGTGGCAGACGGAAACCGGCGGCTTTATGATCACCCCACTGCCGGGCGCCACCGAGCTGAAAGCGGGCTCCGCGACCCAGCCGTTCTTCGGCGTTCAGCCTGCGCTGGTTGATAACGAAGGCAATCCGCAGCTGGGTGCTACCGAAGGCAACCTGACCATTACCGACTCCTGGCCGGGCCAGGCGCGTACGCTGTTCGGGGATCACGAGCGCTTCGAGCAGACTTACTTCTCCACCTTCAAAAACATGTACTTCAGCGGCGACGGCGCGCGCCGTGACGAAGACGGTTATTACTGGATCACCGGCCGCGTGGATGACGTGCTGAACGTGTCCGGCCACCGCCTGGGTACCGCCGAGATTGAATCGGCGCTGGTGTCCCATCCGAAGATTGCCGAAGCCGCGGTGGTGGGGATTCCGCACAACATCAAAGGCCAGGCGATTTACGCCTACGTGACCCTGAACCACGGCGAAGAGCCGACGCCGGAGCTGTACGCCGAAGTGCGCAATTGGGTACGCAAAGAGATAGGCCCGCTTGCCACGCCGGACGTTCTGCACTGGACCGATTCGCTGCCGAAAACCCGCTCCGGCAAGATCATGCGCCGCATCCTGCGCAAGATTGCCTCCGGTGACACCAGCAACCTGGGCGATACCTCCACCCTCGCCGATCCGGGCGTAGTAGAAAAACTGCTGGAAGAAAAGCAGGCTTTATCCATACCTTCGTAA
- the gltP gene encoding glutamate/aspartate:proton symporter GltP yields the protein MKNFKMSLAWQILLALVLGIILGSFLHYQSDSREWLVANLLSPAGDIFIHLIKMIVVPIVISTLVVGIAGVGDAKQLGRIGAKTIIYFEVITTVAIILGITLANVFQPGHGIDMSQLATVDISKYQHTAQDVQSHAHGLMGTILSLVPTNIVASMAKGEMLPIIFFSVLFGLGLSSLPATHREPLVTVFRSISETMFKVTHMVMRYAPVGVFALISVTVANFGFASLWPLLKLVVLVYVAIAFFALVVLGAVARLCGLKITILMRILKDELILAFSTASSESVLPRIIEKMEAYGAPASITSFVVPTGYSFNLDGSTLYQSIAAIFIAQLYGIELSLWQEIILVLTLMVTSKGIAGVPGVSFVVLLATLGSVGIPLEGLAFIAGVDRILDMARTALNVVGNALAVLVIAKWEHKFDHKKAQAYERELFGKFDSKASS from the coding sequence ATGAAAAACTTTAAAATGAGCCTGGCCTGGCAAATCTTGCTGGCGCTGGTGCTGGGCATTATCCTGGGAAGTTTTCTTCATTATCAAAGTGATAGCCGTGAATGGCTGGTCGCTAACCTGCTGTCACCGGCGGGCGATATCTTTATTCACCTGATCAAAATGATCGTCGTGCCGATTGTGATTTCCACCCTGGTGGTCGGGATTGCGGGCGTCGGCGACGCAAAGCAGCTTGGCCGCATCGGCGCTAAAACCATCATTTATTTCGAAGTGATCACGACGGTTGCCATCATTCTGGGCATTACGCTCGCGAATGTTTTCCAGCCGGGCCACGGCATAGATATGTCGCAGCTTGCTACCGTGGATATTTCGAAATACCAGCACACCGCGCAGGATGTACAAAGCCATGCTCATGGCCTGATGGGGACAATTCTGTCACTCGTGCCAACCAACATCGTGGCATCAATGGCGAAGGGCGAGATGCTGCCGATCATCTTCTTCTCGGTACTGTTTGGCCTGGGGCTGTCGTCGCTGCCCGCGACTCACCGCGAGCCGCTGGTGACCGTTTTCCGCTCCATCTCTGAAACCATGTTCAAAGTGACGCACATGGTGATGCGCTATGCGCCGGTGGGCGTTTTCGCGCTGATTTCCGTGACCGTGGCGAACTTTGGTTTTGCCTCGCTCTGGCCGCTGCTGAAGCTGGTGGTGCTGGTGTACGTGGCGATTGCCTTCTTTGCACTGGTGGTGCTGGGCGCGGTGGCGCGCCTGTGCGGGCTGAAAATCACCATCCTGATGCGCATCCTGAAAGACGAACTGATTCTGGCGTTCTCTACCGCCAGCTCCGAGAGCGTGCTGCCGCGTATCATCGAGAAGATGGAAGCCTATGGCGCTCCGGCGTCGATCACCAGCTTCGTGGTGCCGACCGGCTACTCGTTTAACCTGGATGGCTCCACGCTTTATCAGAGCATCGCGGCGATCTTTATCGCTCAGCTGTACGGCATCGAGCTGTCGCTGTGGCAGGAAATCATTCTGGTGCTGACGCTGATGGTGACCTCAAAAGGGATTGCTGGCGTGCCGGGTGTTTCCTTCGTGGTGCTGTTGGCAACGCTTGGCAGCGTCGGTATTCCGCTGGAAGGGCTGGCGTTTATTGCCGGGGTTGACCGTATTCTGGATATGGCGCGTACCGCGCTGAATGTGGTTGGCAACGCGCTGGCGGTGCTGGTTATCGCCAAGTGGGAGCATAAATTCGACCATAAAAAAGCCCAGGCCTATGAGCGTGAGCTTTTTGGGAAGTTTGACAGTAAGGCGAGTAGTTAA
- the fdhF gene encoding formate dehydrogenase subunit alpha, with protein sequence MKKVVTVCPYCASGCKINLVVDNGKIVKAEGAQGKTNQGDLCLKGYYGWDFITDTKILTPRLKTPMIRRERGGKLEAVSWDEALDYVSSRLSEIKAKYGPNAIQTTGSSRGTGNETNYVMQKFARAVIGTNNVDCCARVUHGPSVAGLHQSVGNGAMSNSIVEIEDTDLVFVFGYNPADSHPIVANRVIKAKQKGAQIIVVDPRKIETARIADMHLRLRNGSNIALLNAIGHVIIEENLYDPAFVASRTEGFEEYRKIVEGYTPESVEEITGVSAGEIRAAARMYAKAKTATILWGMGVTQFYQGVETVRSLTSLALMTGNLGKPNVGVNPVRGQNNVQGACDMGALPDMFPGNQYVRDAETRSKFAAAWGVDALPEANGYRISELPHRVEHGEVRAAYIMGEDPLQTDAELSAVRKAFAGLELVIVQDIFMTKTAAEADVILPSTSWGEHEGVFTAADRGFQRFFKAVEPKWDLKTDWQIISEIATRMGYPMHYSNTQEIWDELRHLCPDFYGATYEKMGELGYIQWPCRDTSDADQGTSYLYESKFERPNGLGQFFTCDWAPPIDRVTDDYPMVLSTVREVGHYSCRSMTGNCAALAALADEPGYAQIHVEDAARLGIEDEALIWVNSRKGRVITRAAVSERPNKGAVYMTYQWWIGACNELVTENLSPITKTPEYKYCAVRVEPIADQQAAEQYVIDEYNKLKARLRESAMG encoded by the coding sequence ATGAAAAAAGTCGTCACGGTTTGCCCCTATTGCGCCTCGGGTTGCAAGATAAACCTGGTGGTGGATAACGGCAAAATCGTCAAGGCGGAAGGCGCACAGGGTAAAACCAACCAGGGCGACCTGTGCCTGAAGGGGTATTACGGTTGGGATTTTATCACCGACACCAAAATCCTTACCCCGCGCTTGAAAACCCCGATGATTCGCCGCGAGCGCGGCGGCAAGCTGGAAGCCGTTTCCTGGGATGAAGCGCTGGATTACGTCAGCTCACGCCTGAGCGAGATCAAAGCCAAGTATGGCCCGAACGCCATTCAAACCACCGGCTCCTCACGCGGGACCGGCAACGAAACCAACTATGTAATGCAAAAATTTGCGCGCGCCGTTATTGGAACCAATAACGTCGATTGCTGCGCACGTGTCTGACACGGCCCATCGGTTGCAGGTCTGCACCAGTCGGTCGGGAATGGCGCGATGAGTAACTCTATCGTCGAGATTGAGGATACTGATTTAGTCTTTGTGTTCGGGTACAACCCGGCAGATTCACACCCTATCGTGGCTAATCGCGTGATTAAAGCGAAGCAGAAAGGGGCACAGATTATCGTTGTCGATCCGCGCAAAATTGAAACCGCGCGCATTGCCGACATGCATTTAAGGTTACGTAACGGCTCGAACATCGCGCTGCTGAACGCGATTGGCCACGTCATTATTGAAGAGAATCTTTACGACCCCGCTTTCGTCGCTTCTCGTACCGAGGGCTTCGAGGAGTATCGCAAAATTGTTGAAGGCTACACGCCAGAATCCGTAGAAGAAATCACTGGCGTCAGCGCCGGGGAAATCCGTGCGGCCGCGCGTATGTATGCCAAAGCAAAAACGGCCACCATCCTGTGGGGCATGGGCGTGACCCAGTTCTACCAGGGCGTGGAAACCGTACGCTCGCTCACCAGCCTGGCGCTGATGACCGGCAACCTCGGTAAGCCTAACGTGGGCGTGAACCCGGTTCGTGGCCAGAACAACGTGCAGGGTGCCTGCGATATGGGCGCGCTGCCGGACATGTTCCCCGGCAACCAGTATGTTCGTGACGCGGAAACCCGCAGCAAATTTGCTGCAGCCTGGGGCGTTGACGCGCTGCCGGAAGCTAACGGTTATCGCATCAGCGAACTGCCTCACCGGGTTGAACACGGGGAAGTTCGCGCGGCCTATATTATGGGGGAAGATCCGCTCCAGACCGACGCCGAGCTTTCCGCCGTGCGCAAAGCGTTTGCCGGGCTTGAGCTGGTGATTGTGCAGGACATCTTCATGACCAAAACCGCCGCCGAGGCAGACGTTATTTTACCGTCCACCTCCTGGGGCGAGCATGAAGGCGTCTTCACCGCCGCCGACCGTGGCTTCCAGCGCTTCTTTAAAGCGGTTGAGCCGAAGTGGGATCTCAAAACGGACTGGCAGATTATCAGCGAAATCGCCACCCGTATGGGCTACCCGATGCACTACAGCAACACCCAGGAAATCTGGGACGAGCTGCGCCACCTGTGTCCGGACTTCTATGGGGCAACCTACGAGAAGATGGGCGAGCTGGGCTATATCCAGTGGCCTTGCCGGGACACTTCCGACGCGGATCAGGGCACATCTTACCTGTATGAGAGCAAGTTCGAGCGTCCTAACGGGCTGGGGCAATTCTTCACCTGCGACTGGGCGCCGCCTATCGATCGCGTCACCGACGATTACCCGATGGTGCTTTCGACAGTGCGTGAAGTGGGCCACTACTCCTGCCGTTCAATGACCGGGAACTGTGCGGCGCTGGCAGCGCTAGCCGATGAGCCGGGTTATGCGCAGATCCACGTCGAAGATGCCGCACGGCTGGGCATTGAAGATGAAGCGTTGATTTGGGTGAATTCGCGTAAAGGCCGGGTTATTACCCGAGCTGCGGTCAGCGAACGTCCGAATAAAGGCGCGGTGTACATGACCTATCAGTGGTGGATTGGTGCCTGTAATGAGCTGGTGACGGAGAACCTGAGTCCGATAACCAAAACGCCGGAGTACAAGTACTGCGCCGTGCGCGTCGAGCCGATTGCCGATCAGCAGGCCGCCGAGCAGTATGTGATTGATGAGTACAATAAGCTGAAGGCCCGGCTGCGCGAAAGCGCGATGGGGTAA
- a CDS encoding response regulator: MKPAILVVDDDKAICDVLRDVLSEHVFDVLVCHSGNEALQIVAAEPSIALILLDMMLPDTNGLLVLQQVQKLRPALPVVMLTGMGSESDVVVGLEMGADDYIAKPFNGRVVVARVKAVLRRSGALAVESSPTKTSGLQFNGWRLDTDRCQLMNAQQQQVDLTQGEYGLLLSLVQNARKVLSREKLLELTHSESLEVFDRTIDVLIMRLRRKIEVNPHQPTLIRTIRGVGYVFAADITHGENNAV, translated from the coding sequence ATGAAACCTGCAATCCTGGTGGTGGATGACGACAAGGCCATTTGCGACGTGCTGCGCGATGTGCTCAGTGAACACGTTTTTGATGTGCTGGTATGCCACAGCGGCAATGAAGCGCTGCAAATTGTGGCGGCAGAGCCTTCGATTGCGCTTATCCTGCTGGACATGATGCTGCCGGATACCAACGGCCTGCTGGTGCTTCAGCAGGTGCAGAAACTGCGTCCCGCTTTGCCAGTGGTGATGTTGACCGGTATGGGCAGCGAGTCCGACGTGGTGGTGGGCCTGGAAATGGGCGCCGATGACTACATCGCCAAACCCTTCAACGGTCGCGTGGTCGTCGCGCGGGTGAAAGCTGTGCTGAGGCGCAGCGGGGCGCTGGCCGTAGAAAGCAGCCCGACCAAAACCAGCGGGCTGCAGTTTAACGGCTGGCGGCTGGACACCGATCGCTGCCAGCTGATGAACGCTCAACAGCAGCAGGTTGATCTCACTCAGGGCGAATATGGCCTGCTGCTTTCCCTGGTGCAGAACGCCAGGAAAGTGCTGTCGCGGGAGAAGCTGCTCGAGCTAACCCACAGCGAAAGCCTCGAAGTGTTCGACCGCACCATCGACGTATTAATCATGAGGCTGCGGCGCAAAATTGAAGTTAACCCGCACCAGCCCACGCTGATTCGCACCATCCGCGGCGTGGGCTACGTTTTTGCCGCCGATATCACTCACGGCGAAAATAATGCGGTTTAG